One genomic window of Streptococcus mitis includes the following:
- a CDS encoding alpha-mannosidase, which produces MENVVVHIISHSHWDREWYLPFESHRMQLVELFDNLFDLFENDPEFKSFHLDGQTIVLDDYLEIRPENRDKVQRYIDEGKLKIGPFYILQDDYLISSEANVRNTLIGQAECEKWGKSTQIGYFPDTFGNMGQAPQILQKSGIHVAAFGRGVKPIGFDNQVLEDEQFTSQFSEMYWQGADGSRVLGILFANWYSNGNEIPVDKDEALTFWKQKLADVRDYASTNQWLMMNGCDHQPVQKNLSEAIRVANELFPDVTFVHSSFDEYVQAVESALPEQLSTVTGELTSQETDGWYTLANTSSSRIYLKQAFQENSNLLEQVVEPLTIITGGHNHKDQLTYAWKTLLQNAPHDSICGCSVDEVHREMETRFAKVNQVGTFVKSNLLNEWKGKIATSKAQSDYLFTVINTGLHDKVDTVSTVIDVATCDFKELHPTEGYKKMAALTLPSYRVEDLDGRPVEAKIEDLGANFEYDLPKDKFRQARIARQVRVTIPVHLAPLSWTTFQLLEGEQEHRDGIYQNGVIDTPFVRVSVDDNITVYDKTTHEAYEDFIRFEDRGDIGNEYIYFQPKGTDPIYAELKGYEVLENTARYAKILLKHELTVPVSADEKLEEEQKGIIEFMKREAGRSEELTSIPLETEMTIFVDNPQIRCKTRFTNTAKDHRIRLLVKTHNTRPSNDSESIYEVVTRPNKPAASWENPENPQHQQAFVSLYDDEKGVTVSNKGLNEYEILGDDTIAVTILRASGELGDWGYFPTPEAQCLREFEVEFALECHQAQERFSAYRRAKALQTPFTSLQLAKQEGSVAATGSLLSHSVLSIPQICPTAFKVAENEEGYVLRYYNMCSENVRVPESQHLFLDLLERPYPVHRDLISPQEIRTEFIKKEEI; this is translated from the coding sequence ATGGAAAATGTTGTCGTACATATTATCTCACATAGTCACTGGGATCGTGAGTGGTACTTGCCTTTTGAAAGCCACCGTATGCAGTTGGTGGAATTATTTGACAATCTCTTCGATCTCTTTGAAAATGACCCTGAGTTCAAGAGCTTCCACTTAGATGGTCAAACCATTGTCCTTGATGACTACTTGGAGATTCGCCCTGAAAATCGCGACAAAGTCCAACGATACATCGACGAAGGCAAACTTAAAATTGGTCCTTTTTACATCTTGCAGGATGATTACTTGATTTCAAGTGAAGCCAATGTCCGCAATACATTGATTGGTCAAGCAGAATGTGAAAAGTGGGGCAAATCAACCCAGATTGGTTACTTCCCAGATACCTTTGGAAATATGGGGCAAGCGCCTCAAATCCTTCAAAAATCAGGCATTCACGTGGCCGCTTTTGGTCGTGGTGTGAAGCCGATTGGATTTGATAACCAAGTCCTCGAAGATGAGCAGTTTACTTCTCAGTTTTCAGAAATGTACTGGCAGGGTGCGGACGGAAGTCGTGTCCTCGGGATTCTCTTTGCCAACTGGTACAGTAATGGGAATGAAATTCCAGTTGATAAAGACGAGGCCTTGACCTTCTGGAAACAAAAACTGGCAGACGTGCGTGACTATGCTTCGACCAACCAGTGGTTGATGATGAACGGCTGTGACCATCAGCCTGTCCAGAAAAATTTGAGTGAAGCCATTCGTGTGGCAAATGAACTCTTCCCAGATGTAACCTTTGTTCATAGTTCTTTTGATGAATATGTCCAGGCCGTGGAAAGTGCCCTACCAGAGCAATTATCAACGGTTACAGGTGAGTTGACCAGTCAGGAAACAGACGGCTGGTACACACTTGCCAACACTTCTTCATCTCGTATTTATCTCAAACAAGCCTTCCAAGAAAATAGCAACCTCCTAGAGCAAGTTGTAGAACCCTTGACGATTATTACTGGGGGACATAACCACAAGGACCAGTTGACCTATGCTTGGAAAACTCTTTTGCAGAATGCGCCACATGATAGTATCTGTGGCTGTAGCGTGGACGAAGTTCACCGTGAGATGGAAACTCGTTTTGCCAAGGTTAACCAAGTCGGAACCTTTGTTAAGAGCAATCTTCTTAACGAATGGAAGGGTAAAATCGCTACGTCTAAGGCTCAAAGTGATTATCTCTTTACTGTCATTAACACAGGTTTGCATGATAAGGTCGATACTGTCAGCACAGTGATTGATGTGGCGACTTGTGATTTCAAGGAATTGCACCCAACAGAAGGCTACAAGAAGATGGCTGCTCTTACCTTGCCAAGTTACCGTGTGGAGGACTTGGATGGTCGTCCTGTAGAGGCTAAAATCGAAGATCTCGGAGCTAATTTTGAGTACGATTTACCAAAAGATAAGTTCCGCCAAGCTCGTATCGCTCGACAAGTGCGCGTGACCATTCCAGTTCACCTAGCGCCACTTTCTTGGACAACATTCCAATTACTGGAAGGAGAACAAGAACACCGCGACGGTATTTACCAAAACGGAGTGATTGATACGCCATTTGTAAGGGTGAGTGTGGATGACAATATCACAGTCTATGACAAGACAACTCACGAAGCCTATGAAGATTTTATCCGCTTCGAAGACCGTGGTGACATCGGAAACGAGTATATCTATTTCCAACCAAAAGGAACAGATCCAATCTATGCAGAGCTTAAGGGCTACGAGGTCTTGGAAAACACAGCTCGCTATGCTAAGATTTTGCTCAAACATGAATTGACCGTGCCTGTCAGTGCCGATGAAAAGCTAGAAGAAGAGCAAAAAGGTATCATCGAGTTTATGAAGCGTGAGGCGGGACGTTCAGAAGAATTGACAAGCATTCCTCTTGAAACTGAGATGACTATCTTCGTTGATAATCCACAAATCCGTTGCAAGACTCGCTTTACCAACACTGCCAAGGATCACCGTATCCGTCTCTTGGTCAAGACTCATAACACGCGTCCAAGCAATGATTCTGAAAGCATCTATGAGGTGGTGACACGACCAAACAAACCAGCAGCTTCATGGGAAAATCCTGAAAATCCTCAACACCAACAAGCCTTTGTCAGTCTGTATGACGATGAAAAAGGTGTGACTGTATCCAACAAGGGATTGAATGAATACGAAATCCTTGGAGACGACACCATTGCAGTGACTATTTTGCGTGCATCAGGTGAGTTAGGTGACTGGGGTTATTTCCCAACACCAGAAGCACAATGCTTGCGTGAGTTTGAAGTCGAGTTTGCGCTTGAATGCCACCAAGCCCAAGAACGCTTCTCAGCCTATCGTCGTGCTAAAGCCTTGCAGACACCGTTTACCAGCCTTCAGCTTGCTAAACAAGAAGGAAGCGTGGCTGCGACTGGTAGCCTCTTGAGCCATTCTGTTCTCAGCATACCGCAAATCTGTCCAACAGCCTTTAAGGTAGCTGAAAATGAAGAAGGCTATGTTCTTCGTTACTACAATATGTGTAGTGAAAATGTACGTGTACCGGAAAGTCAACATCTCTTCCTGGACCTACTGGAACGACCATACCCGGTTCATAGAGACCTCATTTCACCACAAGAGATTCGTACAGAATTCATCAAAAAAGAAGAAATTTAA
- a CDS encoding ROK family protein → MTIATIDIGGTGIKFASLTPDGKILDKTSIPTPENLEDLLAWLDQRLSEQDYSGIAMSVPGAVNQETGVIDGFSAVPYIHGFSWYEALAHHQLPVHLENDANCVGLSELLAHPALENAACVVIGTGIGGAMIINGRLHRGRHGLGGEFGYMTTLAPAEKLNNWSQLASTGNMVRYVIEKSGQTDWDGRKIYQEAEAGNVLCQEAIERMNRNLAQGLLNIQYLIDPDVISLGGSISQNPDFIQGVKKAVDEFVETYEEYTVAPVIQACTYHADANLYGALVNWLQEENQW, encoded by the coding sequence ATGACCATTGCAACGATTGATATCGGAGGGACTGGGATTAAGTTTGCTAGTCTGACTCCTGATGGGAAAATACTAGATAAGACAAGTATCCCAACACCAGAAAACTTGGAGGATTTACTAGCGTGGCTAGACCAACGCTTGTCAGAGCAGGATTATAGCGGGATTGCTATGAGCGTTCCAGGTGCGGTCAATCAAGAAACAGGTGTGATTGATGGCTTCAGTGCGGTGCCCTACATTCATGGCTTTTCTTGGTATGAAGCACTTGCCCATCATCAGCTACCTGTCCATCTGGAAAATGATGCCAACTGCGTTGGACTCAGTGAATTACTGGCTCATCCAGCACTTGAAAATGCAGCCTGTGTCGTGATTGGGACAGGGATTGGCGGAGCCATGATTATCAATGGTAGACTTCATCGAGGTCGCCACGGACTGGGTGGGGAATTTGGCTATATGACAACCCTTGCCCCTGCTGAAAAACTCAACAACTGGTCACAACTAGCATCAACTGGAAATATGGTGCGATACGTGATTGAAAAATCTGGTCAGACTGACTGGGACGGTCGCAAGATTTACCAAGAGGCCGAAGCAGGAAATGTTCTTTGCCAAGAAGCTATTGAGCGCATGAACCGCAATCTGGCGCAAGGCTTGCTCAATATTCAGTATCTCATCGACCCAGATGTCATTAGCCTAGGTGGCTCCATCAGCCAAAACCCTGACTTTATCCAAGGGGTCAAAAAAGCTGTCGATGAATTTGTCGAAACCTACGAAGAATACACGGTCGCACCAGTCATCCAAGCCTGCACCTATCATGCAGATGCTAATCTCTACGGTGCCCTTGTCAACTGGCTACAGGAGGAAAACCAATGGTAA
- a CDS encoding beta-N-acetylhexosaminidase: MVRFTGISSKQHQAIELLQKHISLPDVEVAVAQSDQASISIKGEGGHYQLTYRKPHQLYRALSLLATSLAEGDKVEIEEQAAYEDLAYMADCSRNAVLNVAAAKQMIEVLALMGYSTFELYMEDTYQIEGQPYFGYFRGAYSAEELQEIEAYAQQFDMTFVPCIQTLAHLSAFVKWGVKEVQELRDVEDILLIGEEKVYDLIDGMFATLSKLQTRKVNIGMDEAHLVGLGRYLILNGVVDRSLLMCQHLERVLDIADKYGFHCQMWSDMFFKLMSADGQYDRDVEIPEETRVYLDRLKDRVTLVYWDYYQDSEEKYNRNFRNHHKISHDLAFAGGAWKWIGFTPNNHFSRLIALEANKACRANDIKEVIVTGWGDNGGETAQFSILPSLQIWAELSYRNDLDRLSAHFKTNTGLSVEDFMQIDLANLLPDLPGNLSGINPNRYVFYQDVLCPILDQHMTPEQDKPHFAQAAETLANIKEKAGNYAYLFETQAQLNQILSSKVDVGQRIRQAYQADDKESLQEIARQELPKLRSQIEHFYALFSHQWLKENKVFGLDTVDIRMGGLLQRIKRAESRIEAYLAGQLDRIDELEVEILPFTDFYADKDFAATTANQWHTIATASTIYTT, from the coding sequence ATGGTAAGATTTACAGGAATTAGCAGTAAACAACATCAAGCTATAGAGTTGCTTCAAAAGCACATTTCTCTACCAGATGTAGAGGTAGCTGTCGCTCAGTCTGACCAAGCCTCTATCTCTATCAAGGGTGAGGGTGGTCACTATCAATTGACCTACCGCAAACCTCACCAACTTTATCGTGCCTTGTCCCTGTTGGCAACATCCCTAGCAGAAGGTGACAAGGTAGAGATTGAGGAACAAGCAGCTTACGAAGATCTAGCCTACATGGCAGACTGTTCGAGAAATGCGGTGCTGAATGTGGCTGCTGCCAAGCAGATGATTGAGGTCTTGGCTCTCATGGGCTACTCAACCTTTGAGCTTTACATGGAAGACACCTACCAGATTGAAGGGCAGCCTTACTTTGGCTATTTCCGTGGAGCCTACTCAGCTGAGGAATTGCAGGAAATTGAAGCCTATGCCCAGCAGTTTGACATGACCTTTGTGCCCTGCATCCAGACTTTGGCCCACTTGTCAGCCTTTGTCAAATGGGGTGTCAAAGAAGTCCAGGAGCTCCGTGATGTAGAGGATATCCTTCTTATCGGCGAAGAAAAGGTTTATGACCTGATTGATGGTATGTTTGCTACTCTGTCTAAACTACAAACTCGCAAGGTCAATATCGGGATGGACGAAGCCCACTTGGTTGGTTTGGGACGCTACTTGATTCTGAACGGTGTTGTGGATCGTAGTCTCCTCATGTGCCAACACTTGGAGCGCGTGCTGGATATTGCTGACAAATATGGTTTCCACTGCCAGATGTGGAGCGATATGTTCTTTAAACTTATGTCAGCAGATGGCCAGTACGACCGTGATGTGGAAATTCCAGAAGAAACTCGTGTCTACCTAGACCGTCTCAAAGATCGTGTGACCTTGGTTTACTGGGACTATTATCAGGATAGCGAGGAAAAATACAACCGCAATTTCCGCAATCATCATAAGATTAGCCATGATCTTGCCTTTGCAGGGGGAGCTTGGAAGTGGATTGGTTTCACACCCAACAACCATTTCAGCCGCCTCATTGCTCTTGAAGCCAATAAAGCCTGTCGTGCCAATGATATCAAAGAAGTTATCGTAACTGGTTGGGGAGACAATGGTGGCGAGACCGCTCAGTTTTCTATCCTACCAAGTTTGCAAATCTGGGCAGAACTCAGCTACCGCAATGACCTAGACCGTTTGTCTGCACACTTCAAGACTAATACAGGTCTATCAGTTGAGGATTTCATGCAGATTGACCTAGCCAACCTTTTACCAGACCTACCAGGCAATCTCAGTGGCATCAATCCCAACCGCTATGTCTTTTATCAGGATGTTCTCTGTCCGATACTTGACCAGCACATGACACCTGAACAGGACAAACCGCACTTCGCTCAGGCTGCTGAGACGCTTGCTAACATTAAAGAAAAAGCTGGCAACTATGCCTACCTCTTTGAAACTCAGGCCCAGTTGAACCAGATTTTAAGTAGCAAAGTGGATGTGGGACAACGCATTCGTCAAGCCTATCAAGCGGATGATAAGGAAAGTCTGCAAGAAATCGCAAGACAAGAATTACCAAAACTTAGAAGCCAAATCGAACACTTCTATGCCCTCTTTAGCCACCAATGGCTGAAAGAAAACAAGGTCTTTGGCTTGGACACAGTTGATATCCGCATGGGTGGACTCTTGCAACGCATCAAACGAGCAGAAAGTCGTATCGAGGCTTATCTGGCAGGTCAACTTGACCGCATCGACGAGTTAGAAGTGGAAATCCTACCATTTACTGACTTTTACGCAGATAAGGACTTCGCAGCCACAACAGCCAACCAGTGGCATACCATTGCGACAGCTTCGACGATTTATACAACTTAA
- a CDS encoding ABC transporter permease: protein MNKFSKTLRDNWIFLLMVLPGALWLILFFYIPVFGNVVAFKDYHMTSNGFIDSIVNSKWVGLDNFRFLFSSKDAFIITRNTVLYNLGFIFIGLIVSVGIAIILSELRSKRMVKIFQTSMLFPYFLSWVIISFFTDAFLNIDKGVFNHFLESIGMKEINFYADLGIWPYLLLFLGIWKGFGYSSVMYYATIMGIDPTYYEAATVDGASKWQRIRNVTIPQLTPLVTVLTILAVGNIFRADFGLFYQIPHNAGQLYNVTNVLDVYVYNGLTQTADIGMASAAGLYQSVVGLILVILSNLLARRVDPNSALF from the coding sequence ATGAATAAGTTTTCAAAAACCTTGAGAGACAACTGGATCTTTCTCTTGATGGTTTTGCCAGGGGCACTCTGGTTGATTCTATTCTTCTACATTCCAGTATTTGGGAACGTGGTTGCCTTTAAAGACTACCACATGACCAGTAATGGATTTATAGATAGTATCGTGAATAGTAAATGGGTCGGACTCGATAATTTCAGATTCTTATTTAGTTCAAAAGACGCCTTTATCATCACTCGAAATACTGTCCTCTACAATCTCGGCTTTATCTTTATCGGTTTGATTGTATCTGTAGGGATTGCTATCATCCTCAGTGAACTCCGTTCTAAGAGAATGGTTAAGATCTTCCAAACTTCCATGTTGTTCCCTTACTTTTTGTCTTGGGTTATCATCAGTTTCTTTACAGATGCCTTCCTAAACATTGATAAAGGTGTGTTCAACCATTTCCTAGAGTCTATCGGGATGAAGGAAATCAATTTCTACGCTGACTTGGGTATCTGGCCATATCTCCTACTTTTCCTAGGTATTTGGAAAGGTTTTGGATATAGCAGTGTCATGTACTATGCGACAATCATGGGAATTGATCCAACCTACTACGAAGCAGCAACAGTGGACGGGGCTAGCAAATGGCAACGAATTCGCAATGTAACTATTCCACAGTTGACACCATTGGTAACTGTATTGACCATCCTTGCAGTCGGAAATATCTTCCGTGCAGATTTCGGTCTCTTCTACCAAATCCCCCACAATGCTGGTCAGCTTTATAACGTAACCAACGTTTTGGATGTATATGTTTATAACGGTTTGACTCAGACAGCGGATATCGGGATGGCTTCAGCAGCAGGTCTCTACCAATCAGTTGTCGGCTTGATTCTGGTTATCCTATCAAACTTACTGGCAAGACGAGTTGATCCAAACTCAGCCTTGTTCTAG
- a CDS encoding carbohydrate ABC transporter permease, whose protein sequence is MAEKKIKKEKIDNVGIHSFSKKADIFFSTISGLVALSCILPFVFVIVISVTDEKSILQNGYSFFPSQFGLDGFEFLAQFKDKIFQALFISVFVTVVGTITNVFITTTYAYAISRTTFKYRRFFTIFALLSMLFNAGLVPGYIVVTRLLQLGDTVWALIVPMLLSPFNIILMRSFFKKTIPEAILESARIDGASEARIFFQICLPLSLPGIATITLLTALGFWNDWFNALLYIKSDNLYPLQYLLMQIQQNMDYIAKAVGLSGQLGVALPKETGRMAMVVVATLPIAILYPFFQRYFVKGLTIGGVKE, encoded by the coding sequence ATGGCAGAAAAGAAAATTAAAAAAGAAAAAATTGATAATGTCGGCATTCACTCCTTCAGTAAGAAAGCAGATATCTTCTTTAGTACCATTTCTGGTTTGGTTGCCCTCTCTTGTATCCTACCCTTTGTATTCGTTATCGTTATTTCGGTGACAGATGAAAAGAGTATCCTCCAAAATGGATATAGCTTCTTCCCATCCCAATTTGGATTAGACGGTTTTGAGTTTTTGGCACAGTTTAAGGATAAAATTTTCCAAGCCCTCTTCATCTCAGTCTTTGTAACAGTGGTGGGGACTATCACAAACGTTTTTATCACAACAACTTATGCCTACGCTATTTCACGGACAACCTTTAAGTATCGCAGATTCTTTACGATTTTTGCCCTTCTTAGTATGTTGTTCAACGCTGGTTTGGTACCGGGCTATATCGTGGTAACTCGTTTACTTCAACTTGGTGATACAGTTTGGGCCTTGATTGTTCCAATGCTTCTCTCACCATTTAACATCATCTTGATGCGTTCCTTCTTCAAGAAGACCATTCCAGAAGCTATTCTAGAATCCGCTCGTATCGATGGTGCTAGTGAGGCCCGGATCTTCTTCCAAATCTGTTTGCCATTGTCATTACCAGGTATCGCAACCATCACGCTTTTGACAGCTCTTGGTTTCTGGAATGACTGGTTCAACGCCCTTCTTTACATCAAGAGTGACAACTTGTATCCATTGCAATATTTGCTCATGCAAATCCAGCAAAATATGGACTACATCGCCAAAGCAGTCGGCCTATCTGGTCAACTGGGAGTTGCTCTTCCAAAAGAAACAGGTCGTATGGCCATGGTTGTGGTCGCAACCCTTCCAATCGCGATTTTGTATCCATTCTTCCAACGCTACTTTGTAAAAGGTTTGACTATCGGTGGTGTGAAAGAATAG
- a CDS encoding ABC transporter substrate-binding protein encodes MKNWKKYAFASASVVALAAGLAACGNLSGNSKKAADSASGEKTVIKMYQIGDKPDNLDELLENANKIIGEKVGAKLDIQYLGWGDYDKKMSVITSSGENYDIAFASNYVVNAQKGAYADLTDLYKKEGAELYKALDPAYIKGNSINGKIYAVPVAANVASSQNFAFNGTLLAKYGIDISGVTSYETLEPVLKQIKEKAPDVVPFAVTKNFIPSDNFDYPVPNGLPFVIDLEGDTTKIVNRYEVPRFKEHLKTLHKFYEAGYIPKDVATSDTSFDLQQDTWFVREETVGPADYGNSLLSRVANKDIQIKPITNFIKKNQTTQVANFVISNNSKNKEKSMEVLNLLNINAELLNGLVYGPEGKNWEKIEGKENRVKVLDGYKGNTHMGGWNTGNNWILYINENVTDQQIADSKKQLAEAKESPALGFIFNTDNVKSEISAISNTMQQFDTAINTGTVDPDKAIPELMEKLKSEGAYEKVLNEMQKQYDEFLKNKKS; translated from the coding sequence ATGAAAAACTGGAAAAAATATGCTTTTGCATCTGCTAGCGTAGTCGCTTTGGCTGCTGGTCTCGCTGCTTGTGGAAACCTTTCAGGTAACAGTAAAAAAGCTGCTGACTCAGCTTCAGGTGAAAAAACTGTTATCAAAATGTACCAAATCGGTGACAAACCAGATAACTTAGATGAATTGCTAGAAAATGCTAACAAAATCATCGGTGAAAAAGTTGGTGCTAAATTGGATATCCAATATCTTGGATGGGGTGACTATGATAAGAAAATGTCAGTTATCACATCATCTGGTGAAAACTACGATATCGCCTTTGCATCTAACTATGTTGTAAATGCTCAAAAAGGTGCCTATGCTGACTTGACTGACTTGTATAAGAAAGAAGGGGCAGAGCTTTATAAAGCACTTGACCCAGCTTACATCAAAGGTAACAGCATTAACGGTAAAATTTACGCAGTTCCAGTTGCAGCCAACGTTGCATCATCTCAAAACTTCGCCTTCAACGGAACTCTTCTTGCTAAATACGGTATCGATATTTCAGGTGTCACTTCATATGAAACACTTGAACCAGTCTTGAAACAAATCAAAGAAAAAGCTCCAGATGTAGTGCCATTTGCGGTTACTAAGAACTTCATCCCATCTGATAACTTTGACTACCCAGTTCCAAATGGACTTCCATTCGTTATCGACCTTGAAGGAGACACTACTAAGATCGTAAACCGTTACGAAGTACCTCGCTTTAAAGAACACTTGAAGACTCTTCACAAATTCTATGAAGCTGGATACATTCCAAAAGACGTAGCAACAAGCGATACTTCATTTGACCTTCAACAAGATACTTGGTTCGTTCGTGAAGAAACAGTAGGACCAGCTGACTATGGTAACAGCTTGCTTTCACGTGTTGCGAACAAAGATATCCAAATCAAACCAATCACTAACTTCATCAAGAAAAACCAAACAACACAAGTTGCTAACTTTGTCATCTCAAACAACTCTAAGAACAAAGAAAAATCAATGGAAGTGTTGAATCTCTTGAACATTAACGCAGAACTCTTGAACGGTCTTGTTTACGGTCCAGAAGGCAAGAACTGGGAGAAAATTGAAGGAAAAGAAAACCGTGTTAAAGTACTTGATGGCTACAAAGGAAACACTCACATGGGTGGATGGAACACTGGTAACAACTGGATCCTTTACATCAACGAAAACGTTACAGATCAACAAATTGCAGATTCTAAGAAACAATTGGCAGAAGCTAAAGAATCTCCAGCGCTTGGATTCATCTTTAACACTGACAATGTGAAATCTGAAATCTCAGCAATCTCTAACACAATGCAACAATTCGATACAGCTATCAACACTGGTACTGTAGACCCAGACAAAGCTATTCCAGAATTGATGGAAAAATTGAAATCTGAAGGTGCCTACGAAAAAGTATTGAACGAAATGCAAAAACAATATGATGAATTCTTGAAAAACAAAAAATCATAA
- a CDS encoding CPBP family intramembrane glutamic endopeptidase — protein sequence MKKYQLLFKISAVLSYLFFVFGLSQLTLIVQNYWQFSSQIGNFFWIRNLLSLLFSGVMIWILFKTGHGYLFRIPRKKWLWYSILTVLVVVLQISFNVQTAKHVQSTAEGWAVLIGYSGTNFAELGIYITLFFLTPLMEELIYRGLLQHAFFKHSRFGLDLLLPSILFALPYFSSLPSLLDIFVFTTSGIIFASLTRYTKSIYPSYAVHVINNIFAALPFLLTFLHRVFG from the coding sequence ATGAAGAAATATCAACTTCTATTCAAAATAAGCGCAGTCTTGTCTTACTTATTTTTCGTATTTGGTCTTTCTCAACTGACGCTTATTGTCCAAAATTATTGGCAATTTTCTTCCCAGATTGGCAATTTCTTCTGGATTCGAAATCTCTTGAGTTTGCTATTTAGTGGAGTCATGATTTGGATTCTGTTTAAGACAGGGCACGGCTATCTTTTTCGCATTCCGAGAAAAAAATGGCTTTGGTATTCGATTTTGACAGTACTAGTGGTAGTGCTCCAGATCTCTTTTAACGTTCAGACAGCTAAACATGTTCAGTCAACTGCTGAAGGTTGGGCTGTATTGATAGGTTATAGTGGGACCAACTTTGCTGAGCTAGGTATCTATATAACTTTGTTCTTTCTGACTCCACTTATGGAAGAGCTAATCTATAGAGGATTACTGCAACACGCCTTTTTTAAGCATTCGAGATTTGGCCTTGATTTGCTTCTTCCGTCAATTTTATTTGCTCTTCCTTATTTTTCAAGCCTGCCTAGTTTGTTAGATATCTTCGTCTTTACAACATCTGGCATCATCTTTGCTAGTTTGACCCGCTATACCAAGAGCATTTATCCCTCCTATGCGGTGCATGTGATTAATAATATTTTCGCGGCCTTACCATTTCTGCTGACTTTTTTACATAGGGTGTTTGGGTGA
- a CDS encoding bacteriocin immunity protein produces MTSLKWFAGGSERRCEAMTIIDQLLEDIKDTPQLTPLKNLLVSYKRRLEDDGTSTPFILSQMNVDLARVLIDNKLSLSESQSEQIKKLRELSAIRYGY; encoded by the coding sequence ATGACATCATTAAAATGGTTTGCAGGAGGAAGCGAGAGACGTTGTGAAGCCATGACTATCATAGATCAGCTACTAGAAGACATAAAGGATACGCCTCAGCTGACTCCCTTGAAAAACCTGTTAGTGAGTTATAAAAGACGATTAGAGGACGATGGGACCTCTACTCCATTTATTTTGAGTCAAATGAATGTTGACCTTGCGCGCGTATTGATTGATAACAAGCTAAGTTTGTCAGAAAGTCAATCCGAGCAGATCAAAAAATTGAGAGAATTATCTGCTATTCGCTATGGTTACTGA
- the trhO gene encoding oxygen-dependent tRNA uridine(34) hydroxylase TrhO — protein sequence MAKDIRVLLYYLYTPIENAEQFAAAHLAFCKSIGLKGRILIADEGINGTVSGDYETTQKYMDYVHSLPGMEDLWFKIDEENEQAFKKMFVRYKKEIVHLGLEDNDFDNDINPLETTGAYLSPKEFKEALLDEDTVVLDTRNDYEYDLGHFRGAIRPDIRNFRELPQWVRDNKEKFMDKRVVVYCTGGVRCEKFSGWMVREGYKDVGQLHGGIATYGKDPEVQGELWDGKMYVFDERIAVDVNHVNPTIVGKDWFDGTPCERYVNCGNPFCNRRILTSEENEDKYLRGCSHECRVHPRNRYVSENELTQAEVVERLAAIGESLDQVATV from the coding sequence ATGGCAAAAGATATTCGTGTCTTACTTTACTACCTTTACACTCCAATTGAAAATGCAGAGCAATTTGCTGCAGCTCACTTGGCTTTCTGTAAATCAATCGGCCTTAAAGGTCGTATCCTAATCGCTGACGAAGGAATTAACGGAACAGTTTCAGGTGACTACGAAACAACTCAAAAATACATGGACTACGTTCACAGCCTCCCAGGCATGGAAGACCTCTGGTTCAAGATTGACGAAGAAAATGAACAAGCCTTCAAGAAGATGTTTGTTCGCTACAAGAAAGAAATTGTCCACCTTGGTTTGGAAGACAACGACTTTGACAACGACATTAACCCACTTGAAACAACAGGTGCTTACTTGTCTCCAAAAGAGTTCAAAGAAGCCCTTCTTGACGAAGATACCGTTGTCCTTGACACGCGTAACGATTATGAGTACGATCTAGGACACTTCCGTGGAGCTATTCGCCCAGACATCCGCAACTTCCGTGAGTTGCCACAATGGGTCCGTGACAACAAGGAAAAATTCATGGACAAGCGTGTTGTGGTTTACTGTACAGGTGGCGTTCGCTGTGAGAAATTCTCAGGCTGGATGGTTCGTGAAGGCTACAAAGATGTTGGCCAATTGCACGGAGGAATCGCAACTTACGGTAAAGACCCAGAAGTTCAAGGTGAACTTTGGGATGGGAAAATGTACGTCTTTGACGAGCGTATTGCCGTAGATGTTAACCATGTCAACCCAACTATCGTAGGAAAAGACTGGTTTGATGGAACACCATGTGAACGTTATGTCAACTGTGGAAATCCATTCTGTAACCGTCGTATCTTGACATCAGAAGAAAATGAAGACAAGTACCTTCGTGGATGCTCACACGAGTGCCGTGTTCACCCACGTAACCGCTATGTTTCAGAAAATGAATTGACACAAGCTGAAGTTGTCGAGCGCCTAGCCGCTATCGGTGAAAGCTTGGATCAAGTAGCTACTGTATAA